In Rutidosis leptorrhynchoides isolate AG116_Rl617_1_P2 chromosome 2, CSIRO_AGI_Rlap_v1, whole genome shotgun sequence, one genomic interval encodes:
- the LOC139893455 gene encoding ABC transporter I family member 6, chloroplastic-like, whose product MALLNRFGYCPSPSAPILSFKQSTSDFNLFTSSVLPRNRRYSNKFSPFKLTATLASESPPGSVSGQPPKLVLEVKELTAVIAESGQKILNGVDLSIYEGEIHAIMGKNGSGKSTFAKVLVGHKDYEVTGGSVVFKGENLLEMEAEDRSLAGLFLSFQSPVEIPGVSNSDFLQMAYNARRRKLGQPELDPLQFYGYIMPKLEMVNIKADFLNRNVNEGFSGGEKKRNEILQLAVLGAELAILDEIDSGLDVDALRDVSKAVNALMSPTNSVLMITHYRRLLEFIKPTYIHIMDGGRISKTGDISLASILEKEGYKAMSTT is encoded by the exons ATGGCTCTGCTCAACCGATTTGGATATTGCCCTTCCCCTTCTGCACCTATTCTTTCATTCAAACAATCAACCTCCGATTTCAATCTATTCACGTCCTCCGTCCTTCCCCGTAACCGCCGTTATTCTAACAAATTCTCTCCGTTTAAATTAACGGCCACACTCGCAAGTGAATCGCCTCCCGGTTCTGTATCTGGACAGCCACCGAAGCTTGTGTTGGAAGTGAAAGAACTAACGGCAGTTATAGCTGAATCAGGACAGAAGATTCTTAACGGCGTTGATCTTTCAATCTACGAAGGCGAG ATTCATGCTATTATGGGGAAGAATGGTTCTGGAAAGAGTACCTTTGCCAAG GTTCTTGTTGGTCATAAAGATTATGAAGTTACTGGAGGCTCAGTTGTTTTCAAGGGAGAGAATTTGCTTGAGATGGAAGCAGAAGACAGATCGCTTGCTGGACTTTTTTTAAGTTTTCAGTCTCCTGTTGAAATTCCGGGAGTTAGCAACAGTGACTTTCTGCAGATGGCTTACAATGCCCGAAGAAGGAAACTTGGTCAGCCAGAGCTTGATCCACTTCAG TTTTATGGGTACATCATGCCAAAGCTGGAAATGGTGAATATAAAGGCAGACTTCTTAAATAGAAATGTTAATGAAGGATTTAGTGGTGGTGAAAAAAAGCGAAACGAAATATTACAACTTGCG GTGCTCGGAGCGGAATTGGCAATATTGGATGAAATTGATTCTGGGTTAGACGTGGACGCATTGAGAGATGTTTCAAAAGCTGTTAATGCTTTAATGAGTCCCACAAACTCCGTTTTGATGATTACTCATTACCGACGGCTTCTGGAATTTATCAAGCCTACCTATATCCACATCATG GATGGGGGTCGAATTTCGAAGACGGGCGACATCTCATTAGCTAGTATTCTTGAGAAAGAAGGCTATAAAGCAATGTCCACCACATAA